CGGTGAGCGGATCGAGGCGGGAGACCCTGTGTTGCACCTTTCCATACATACCTTTACCCCTGTTCTCGATGGGATTGTCCGTCATGGCGATATCGGGCTGCTTTATGATCCCTCACGGGTGCTCGAAAAAGAGTTGTGTCTTCGATGGCAGGCGCGGTTGAAACAGAGCCTGCCGGGATTCCGGATACGCCGGAATTACCCATATCGCGGACGGTCGGACGGTTTCGTGTCGTTTTTACGGGCGCGGTACGGCGAGGATTCTTACCGGGGGCTGGAACTTGAAATCAATCAGGAATATATAACCGGAGCTCCTGAAAAATGGGGTCTTGTCAAGAAAGCGCTCATCGAAAGCTTCCGGTGCGCCGCCGGTCTCTCGGATTGAGCGGGCAATGAAACACTCCGTACCGGAGCTGTAAAGTATAGTTTTTTTATTGATTTACTCCCCAATCACCTCTCATGAAAAAGGGGAAGTTCCC
This region of bacterium genomic DNA includes:
- a CDS encoding N-formylglutamate amidohydrolase gives rise to the protein MGKPSLIITCEHGGNEIPPEYHGLFGEYGNLIESHRGFDAGALELAREFSDKFHVPLFAATVSRLLVDLNRSLHHRALFSPATRGLTSSEKMTLIERYYHPYRDKVQSWIGERIEAGDPVLHLSIHTFTPVLDGIVRHGDIGLLYDPSRVLEKELCLRWQARLKQSLPGFRIRRNYPYRGRSDGFVSFLRARYGEDSYRGLELEINQEYITGAPEKWGLVKKALIESFRCAAGLSD